Within Ischnura elegans chromosome 6, ioIscEleg1.1, whole genome shotgun sequence, the genomic segment ggaagtgattgttgatgcctggtaaaccaactctactacacgtaagcgtaaccaattcattattttggtttaaacattgacttctttttttactttcaattacgtttgcatgcattacaccatttcaaaatgcttaactgtatttatgtattttttatatttgattgtttttaatagttttaatttccctttgataatatatctcctttccaaaattacatactacattatgcatcattgaaatacgaaaaattcaatattcaaggcgcatccttacccattctttcatcaaatcatttcagtcgcattattGATTGCCTAACGTGcggaataattttaatcatagtaaccggtaatactgaccattatataccagggttgctgttgctatgcctgttgcatacttctttaccaacgctgaaatttggggttaGGGAGACTACAACCTCACGtaattcatcgtttaagaatgttttacattatatgggattcaagtagtcgggaatcaatatctaataaagctcgcgtaaggcgtcacgacaaatgaatgccataacaaaaaattgagttaattcggcgaagataatctgctgtgaatatgtaatgattatgaacaaatcttgcgcgacctgttatgaaagccgtgttacgttgatttgcgttggtggcgccatctatacagtgataataaaaatatattttagaaattctaTTTTCGTGTGTATtgctaataaaaaaaactttcgtgcatgGTGATACTTTCGTGTCCCTATACTTCGCGTTCATATTACCATCTCCCAcctcacaaataagagcaggttttagaatagctaattttatggctgtttgtgaaaataatttacaggccaggcgatagctatctttcacattattccgcgctcatatatttatgaatagatgaacagttatgatgtgtatgaactgtcgaatttttataaataaacctcaaggaatatgcgaatactggatttttgaggacaaggcgtttgagcttctctcggtttaaaggtggtaacatttaatagatccgcgctttttggatttctgtcttcgaaattaccttgatcggctgggtattggtgcattgaattggtctcagtccgatagtaaaaaaaaagctgttatatttttttaagtatgttgggttcaaatcttcataatcagaaagagaaaagctacaattctaagacaagggtcaaaatacgaaaaatcggcgatatttcacaagtgcatccgtcgttaattttatatttctctccattacgtaaatattctattcaaaacggtcttaacgcttatatcatcgtggttactaagacgacgttaagtattgttgagagcgaaagagcgtatcctccgtcaatttcatttattaaaaggatattgtaagtgttttctttccctttctaagcaacttatggacccaatactcgagaACGCGTGACATaaacatgttcccacccccctttcgaacccgcttgatgaaatcaagcgCCTATCGACTCGTCATAACAATAAGCGGAGGGGAAGAATCTTTCttttgttcttaaaaaaaatcaaagtaatgAAATGTTCGCCAGCGTCATGTTTCGCAAAAACCgcgataaaaatacattttaattgttCAAAAATAACACTATCCATATAAgtccacaaaaaataaataatttttgctgcACATCCCTCAAAACTACACATAACGGCGGTCTTTGAATCAGAGGATATTTCAGGGGACAGTTGCGTCAAATTAACCTTTGGATTGTTCACCGTTGATGATTAACGGCCAAATAACCCGCGCGAAATAATACTAGGGCAATAGTATCTAATGTTTTGATGCTTGAAAAGGAAAATCTTCTCTTACGGCCATTGAAGACGATTTTCTGCTTCACAATTGAGACCATTGGTCCCACCTTAACTGTTCTATTGATGCTTGACATGAACGACGACAAAATAAGCCGTAGGAATATGGATAGTTGTTTTTCCTCAAACGTTGCCACAAGAGTGATTTAGGAAGCGACGAATCATTTCATTGTTATTTGGAAATAATTGCCTTAACTTCCATCTTCAATAATAGAtactaatgcataaatattttaataaaatcaacaAGACAAacagaagactaagatattagtatgaggcgaaagagaggaggctaggacgaAAATCAatctaggaaagcataagctggaagaggcgaaagagttttttttttacctaggaagccgaattaccgaCAATGGGCGAAGCAAGAAAGAGATATAAGTATCCAAacagggctttctacaaaaagaagaatcttcttacagctgagaataaaagcatagaagtaaggaaacaattcatcagatgctacataatattatggagtatgtttctctatggaagcgaagcttTGACGTTGACAGCAGCTAAGAAGTGTGGAGTGGAAGAATTGGATATCGAAGCCACTCCACACTTTCCGCTGCACTCAGCTGACGTCAAACGATTCATTCACAGCCTCCGAATTGCACCGTGTGAAGTGAAACGCGATGAGAATCGTTCAAATTTCCCTCATAATACGCCATCAGAAGGGAAACCAATTCTCTCGAAGGCCTATATTTGGAGGCACAAGCTCCATAATTCTTCCCCAATAGTTACCTAAGTTGTGGAAAATCGACCGAGAAATTACGATAGAAGTCAAATTACATTACACCATCTCTACTCTGCTGTTttaattataacatttattttaataggtGGAAATCAAATCAActgtaaaaaatgagaaattctgAGTGAGCGTgcttcctcatttattttttgttggagAAAATTTTTTGGATGAACATGCAACTTGCAATAAGCGGCTTTCGGGTGAAAGTAACAAAAAAACATTGCTTCCAAACGATTTTAATCAAGCTGTACGCCGCCGGTATATTAGAGAGAAGTGCTACTACTAGTAATACTAGGATGAATCCGGGAGAACGCCGcggattttgtaaaataacttaaTTTGTCCTACTTTGCATTTTCAATTAAAGTAAGTAATAAATATGGTAACTTGTCTTTTTTCTGACCTATAAACAAAAACGTATActtacactgaaaaaacactttggtcaTGAGATACGTAGGTTTGGATGTCACACCTAaacctgaggtgaaggaaaggacttgccTATACATTTGgatgtgtcacccaaagggattgggtgatgaggagttggatgttccaactattCATTTGGTTACTATATCGAAAGAAggtggacgagtactttgggtgctGGAACCAAAgtgttgggtagctcatcagaacaacgtttggatgccgaattaaaactttagatcacctgctaaaggattgcgcccctaccccttccttcctcctcttcAACCCCACTACACCTTAATAGGAGCTCCATTTTAAAAATTGTCGCATTATTGAAGATTTGAGGAAAATAAGCTATGCTaatactttttatatatttttcctttttcgtaATTAATAGTACACGCGTAcgattttaatgcaactgaaatTATGGTTGTAAAACTAGAGCAatgtttatttcatcatattatacagtTGTCCAATTTTTATAGAGAACCGAAGTTTAACCGAAGGAATTCAGTTAACAAGACATAATTTAGGAGTTTTTTAAGGGAGTTTTTTTTAGGATTCTAGTAAATactagttgaaaaataaataaaggcagTTAGCTTACGTTATAACATGCTTAAGTCAAAATTTGCTGTTGCCTACAAAATTAGTAATGAACAAAATATGCTtacaaaacattaaatattactaCACGACACAAACACAATTGTATTCAGTTTCCTTTTAATACAGTACATACTAAAGCAGATATGACGTCGCTAAAAACGTGTTATAATtcttttgatataatttttcatttcctgcGGCGTACGCCTATCCCGAATGAGAGAAATGCGGCACCGAAGTTCAGAGCGGCGTCTTTCCCTTTCTCTGCGGGTGAGACGCATCACCTAGTGTCTCTATGGCCTATATGGCCAATATGGCGTAACTATACTGAAAACATCCCGAGCAGAACTTGATGTTGCTGAAAACCTCAAAAAATCGTAATATAGCAGTAATTCAACGTTCGATACGAATTTTGTACAGGCCGAGGTAAAATATGAAGTTAAAATACCAGACTTATCTCAGTATTTTCGCTTTAACTCTTTAAAACTATTGAAATACAGACGGGACATCCTGCCTTATTCCCTGGCATTTGATGTGCCCctgcatttcgtatttttccgcagTCTGTGAGGAAACGTCGAAACTAAGGCGGGTGCGCTGTCTATCGACTCTCCCCGAACGACCATACCAGTATATAGCTCGTATGTATATCGCCACGGAGCCATATGTCGAGGGATAAACTACTAGGGAAATAACAACCTGAGACAAATTACGTTTGACCATCTGGGCAGCGCCTCTTGAACTTTCTTCAACTTGGCGATTGGGAGTACAAAGGCAAATAAAACTCAGATGTCCACGTATtggttgaatttatttatttaccctaCGATGCCAAGCGGTTAAGATTTCCTGGATATCACTCAATTATTTACACCACTTCCTTTTTACAGAGCGCAagccgggtttcaatgaattatcatcatcctcaggcgaaaattgaattaaattaaattgtagTAATCAATTTGTTTACTTGAaattgcgcctgaagatgatgataattcattgaaaaccgggtcgcgctctgtaaaaaagaagtggtagaagtaattgtgtgatatccaggaaaacttatgatggaatactACAAAGTtcatcaagagttagtgaatttttccaAATGGTTAGCCAAGCATACCGTGTACTAGAACCTTTTTTAGTTGAATGCAGAAACCAACCCCGTTTGTCTTCGTGCGCTCCGAtcgtcatttgtccaaaattcgtgtcgcaagttaatatggttcCTAATCCCGCCGATGGCAGCGCTGGCCATTGCGTGTAGTCACCCTCACCGCCATTTTACCATTACCTCTTATGGGAGATAAGTGAGCGTCTCTTCTAAAATCGAAGATTACtcaggaagaaatgggtttacgtaatttttggtagccaggattcttttgcggacattcatctgcgaatgtgaataataaacttcagggtgtgaatatctggaggttgtttaaagacaaagtaagcacacgtgagtcattgtcgtccgccattgcggttgcatgaaaatttgaagtcattttgctcctaattttgtgcgttaagtctcattattctcattattttaataaatatcgaaatttaaaagggtattacgatactttttcagatggagtccgagcttgagaaatggatgaaggctattccaaggaaggattacgctttagcacttaccgtgtttgcaaatgtgtttttgagtgtgtgacctacactttcgccctgaagatatcgcataattaattatttaggcgtacaattattttaatttgtgattagtagtgacagcattgattttattgtgtcggtgtgtatcttttagcgtgacttgtttacatcgattgctttagtgttcgctacgaatctacgacttccgcagaagtttttatgttgtaagaaaacatttctgtggcttgaaatcacatgtggaacgattaaaaggtcattcgtagagaaaaaatgatcgagtgttgtgattgtgagttcgtgtgatacaattctctgctgattataatttAAGTGTTTTTAGAAACGATTATTGAAGTGTAAATGCttgccttttgatattattcgtatgttacttcaactgcctttgcgaggataagactctgaattactgaatagactggatcagggtaaaattgtgatatatcgctgcaagtatgaagactttgccttgttctagtgcaatgtatgctgtttcaagatgagtaattcattaaatttctttttgtctctagcaatcattctgtttattgcccgtttattccgttggaatgcaaggtacgaattcggtgatcttaaaatgaagaaaatcttttaaagtcgttttaagtgttcggttagtacctatggtgaaagaaatagtattgcttgatacaaaatccgtgcgcaccgatatcggcatcagtgagggtgagagtgttgtattttcaatgggcgatgctgtctgtgtacgtgaaagaatgcccgctaaggtatttttagtacaatgacggtaagaaagtgtaacatataaatttaagttgtttgttgtggattttggtgtgacgtgaaccggggaaggtaataataagcagcagaggtggagggaggtgattgttgcggttgtggacggcgcgggaggaggtgTATGGAAAGAGTAGTTGCATTGTAAGAGTGATGGCCGACGGGTGTCTCTCCcgagattgatttattttaagtgtatttgaaagtggagtaaaccaaagagaaagtaaaaaacgttacattttggcgcccaaCGTGAGAGGCCTGACTACTCGAGAGGTGAGACCACGAGAACCGGAGAGAAAGAGGACCATCCCGAAGaagtgaagaaagaaaatggCGGGCAAAACGAAGAAATTTCCGGAGCTGAAGTCGGCAGAGCTACAGCAAGTATTGCGAGAGAGGAACTTGTTAGTAGGGGGAACCAAGCCAGAATTGCAGCAGCGATTATTACACACGCTAGAAGAAGAGGGAATAGATATAAGTACGTATGAGTTTAGCGTCGATAGTGAGGAACCGATGGTAATTGAGATGCAAGCGCTATTTAGGCCATTTAGGGAAGAACAGGAGAAAAGAGatagggaaagagaagaaaaaggagGGAGTAAGGAAAAAGAAGCAGAGGAAAGAAACAGGAAGCTTTTGGAAGAATTAGCAGGAGAGCTGAGGGAAGAGCAAGCTAGAAGAGATACAGAAATGTGGGAGCAATTTAGGGAAGAACAACAGAAAAGAGatagggaaagagaagaaaaagaagggagaaaggaaaaagaagcaGAGGATAGGAACAGGAAGTTTTTGGAAGAAATAGCAGGAGAGCTGAGGCGGACGCAGGAACGTTATGCAACATTCGAACATCGCTATGATGAGAGGCTTGCCAAAATAGAAGGGGCGCTGGTAGAGATATACGAAGGTGTCGCGAATAAAATTAACGGGGTAGGAGCGAGGCTGGAGGTGAGCGAGGTCAAGGTCCGAAAGTTAGAAGCGAGTTACGTGAATTTACATGAGAACATGGAGGAAAGGCTCAAGAAGATAGAGGAGGAGCTAGGACAACAATCCGCCACAAAAGCAGCTGGGCTAGATAAAGAAGCAGCCCAATGCATCGTGCGTGAGGAAAGCACAAGACCCAGCGTCACAACGGCATCCGCGGGAATGATACAGTTAAAGGTCCCGACGTTTGACGGGAGGCATGCATCAAGGCCCATGAAATACCTACAGGAGCTGTGCGAATACCAGGAGGTATACCGGTTGCCCGACCAGATGATGCTCCAGGTCATCAGACAAGGAATGGTTGGGAGAGCGGAAGAGTGGTTCGCCGCGACGCGACACCTGTATGAGGATTTGAACGCTTTCAAAGCCATTTTTACGGAGCAGTTTTGGGGAGAGGAACGACAACTCCTAATAAAACGGAGTTTCGACACAGGAAGATACAAGGAGAACGGAGGGCTCACGCGAGTAGAATACGCGACGGCCAAAATTAGCATGGCGAGGGAGTTGACGCCGCCAATGGAGGACGAAATGATCCTTCTGATTCTTAAAAAACACTTTGGCGTGGAAGTAGGCGTCGGCATGATCTCGCATAACATAAATACAATACCGCAATTCTTGACGTTATTGGCCCGCTATGATAACATACCGAAAGAAGACAGATACTCCGAGGTGACCGGACACCGAAGGTGGGAAGGTCAATGCCAAAGGCCCCATGAGGAACGTACGAGGAGGACATCGGAAAACACATCCCAACACAACCAGCACCACGGATGGGACTGGAAGAGATCACAACCACGGGAGTGTCAAGCGTCGAGACAGCGGAGAGAGGGACGGCGAGACGATTACTTTCGCGGCGAGGGATACGttcaccggccgggcgagagatcagctgatcaacGACGAGAACAAAATAATATGGCGGAGGCACGCCCTCTCAATTTCATGTTGGCGGAAGGAAGCAACGCCGCAGGGAAGCTAGAGCAGGGAAACTATTAGCGGCAAGGCATGAAGAAGGTCCCATCATGCCGAAGCCGGAAGACGAAAATGGATTCTGGGACATACCTAAGGAGCAACGGGCGAAAACGCGGAAAATGAGAACAAAACGGACACCGCCACAGGAGGAGAAGATGGAATTCTACACGGAGGAGGGAACAATATGCAGTGTTTTTGAGTCACCACGAGATTTCTTGACGGAGAGAGAAGCGAATGTGCCGGAAGTAATTTAATGCCCGGAGATTAGAGTTCGAATGGAAGGAGTGGCTGTGAATGCACTGGTAGACACGGGATCGGAGCTAACTTGCATTAGCGAGGAGTTTTATCGGGAGAATCAGAGTGCACTAAGGAACGCTTTGGAGGTACCAGTCAAAGGAATTCGGATAGCAGGAGCTATTGGAAGGAGGAGCGGACTTATAAGGAAACAGATCTGTCCTAGTGTAGAGATAGACCGATTCGCCACAAATATGGCTTGCACGGTGGTGCCGGAACTGATTGAACCGTTCATAATCGGGACGGACACATTAGCTCAATTATCCGCAAAGATTGAGTACGATCGCAGGATTATAACCCTAAGTGAAGGAAAGAAAGATGTCACATGTGAGTTTAGGGAAATGTGCGTGGAACCACAATATGACAACATGCACATAGAAAACAGCGAGGAGTATGGGGAGACGGATGGCGAGGAAGAGGCACGAGAACAAAGCTTAGAAGAACGGATCCGAGAAGCTGTCGcaggaataaatgaaatttcagaagATTGCAAAGAAAAGTTGGCGGCGGTGATCAGGCGGTATAAGGATATCTTCAGCGATACACCCGGATTAATAAGAGGGTTCGAATATAAGTTTCAAGTGAAAGAAGGAGAGTTCTGCCAGAGGGGATATGGAATTCCGCTGAACTTCCGAGGCCAGGCAAGACAGAGAATCCAAGAAATGCGGCAGGAAGAAATAATTGAGGGAAGTACATCCCAATATATCTCGCCATTAGTATGCGTGGTTAAAAAGGACGGATCAATTCGGCTGTGTATCGATGCCCGATCTATAAATAAACTTATAAAGCCTGATTACGCGACATCCAGAACAACTGAGGAACTTTTTCAGCAATGTGCAGGAGCAAAGTTTATGACTTCCATCGACTTAACTCAGAGCTTCTACCAGATTCAGCTGCACAAGGATTCAAGACAATATTGCGCTTTCTCATTCGAGGGTAAGATCTACCAGTTCAAACGGGTTCCATTCGGATGCAGCATAAGTAGTAGCGCGTTAGTAAGGGCACTTGACTATGTGTTGGACGACGGAGTGAAGGAATATTGC encodes:
- the LOC124160400 gene encoding trichohyalin-like → MAGKTKKFPELKSAELQQVLRERNLLVGGTKPELQQRLLHTLEEEGIDISTYEFSVDSEEPMVIEMQALFRPFREEQEKRDREREEKGGSKEKEAEERNRKLLEELAGELREEQARRDTEMWEQFREEQQKRDREREEKEGRKEKEAEDRNRKFLEEIAGELRRTQERYATFEHRYDERLAKIEGALVEIYEGVANKINGVGARLEVSEVKVRKLEASYVNLHENMEERLKKIEEELGQQSATKAAGLDKEAAQCIVREESTRPSVTTASAGMIQLKVPTFDGRHASRPMKYLQELCEYQEVYRLPDQMMLQVIRQGMVGRAEEWFAATRHLYEDLNAFKAIFTEQFWGEERQLLIKRSFDTGRYKENGGLTRVEYATAKISMARELTPPMEDEMILLILKKHFGVEVGVGMISHNINTIPQFLTLLARYDNIPKEDRYSEVTGHRRWEGQCQRPHEERTRRTSENTSQHNQHHGWDWKRSQPRECQASRQRREGRRDDYFRGEGYVHRPGERSADQRREQNNMAEARPLNFMLAEGSNAAGKLEQGNY